TCCACCAGCTCCTGGAGACAGAGAGTTTCTTTCATGTGACAATGGAAGCCAGACGACAGACTCAGCTGGATACTGACAGCCCTTCCTCCCTGGAAAGCCCCAGAACCTCTTTCAGTAGAAAACAACCACAATATTTCCAGCAGATTCCAAAGaaaatcctgccactgctttgGCATTGACCAAAAATGTCACATTCTATCTATAAAACCAAAGGCTTTCTTCCAACAAATAGTTCCAAGATGAAAGGGAGCCTTTTATTTTTGCTGATCTGCTCTGTCTTCTTGTTTTGGCTTGTTTATAAACGTAGGCTTAACTGTAGACACCACAATTTATTAATGCATTTAACTAAAAACCAACTATTTGTTAGGTACTATGTTGGTCCAACAATCAAAAAACATTAACAAACATATTTATAGGGATTGCTAATTGCCAAGTATTATTCCAAGTGACTAAACCATGCTAACTTGTGCAGTCCTCATAACAACCCCAAGAAGAAGGTACTGTCACTatgcctgttttacagatggggaaactgaggtccagagcaATTAATTCATTTGACCAAGTAATAAGAGCCAGGATTCTAACCAAGGCTCTGGCTTGGAGTTGTTGCTCAAGATTACTTCACCATGTTGCCTCCCCTTGCAGCCAGTGCCTGCTTACAAAGAAGTTCTAGATTCATGGGGAAGACAACGAAGAAGCAAGAAACAACACATTAGAATTGAGTTGTTTTGTACACTGCTGTATCCCCAACACCTAAAACAGTACCCAGTGCATAAGTAGGGACTGCATGATTATTTGTGGAATGTTGTTGCAATAAATACTGTGAAGTAAGCTGATTGGATGAGATGATAGAGTCTCAAGGGAACCTACTTAATTCAGATGCAGTGGTGAGGGAGGGCCTCTCTGACAGATAACATTTAAGCTAAGACCTAAAGGATGAAAACAAGAGAACCATAAAAAGAGTGTGGAAGAGCATTCAGGCAGAGGGACCAGTATGGTCAGAGACTCTGAGGTCAGGGGATCCTGGCAGATGTGAGGAATGGAAGGAGCCAGTGTGTGGGAGCGGGGTGTGCACAGGCAGATGGAGAGTGAGATGAAGCAAGTTGTGAGCATAAGCTGGATTATGCAGGGTCTTGGGTCATTAGAATTCACTCTCATAGGGCCGTATAAATGCTGTGGAAGAAGTCAAAAGGGGGCCCATGGACCCTGAACACCAGAACCATTCAATCCTTTTAGAAAGACAAggcaagcagaaaaaagaaagaagaagaggaggaggaggaggaggaggaggaggaggaggaggaggggggaggaggaggaggaggaggaagaagaagaaggcattTGAGCCCTTTGATGAACTTATTTTTTTAGTGAACATCTTCATTTGTCTTTCCTTCTCTCgctcattcctttcttccttcctttcttttgttttctgaggcCTTAAAAAATTACTCTTGTATTCTCTTATGATCTTTGGAAGAGTTTAACTCAAATCAGGGACTGTCATTTGATCCATTTGACAGATCTCCTATCTATAGTAATGTTAACTATGTTGCAATAGCTCATGAGGCCCTAAAGCTAACATTTCCATTTGTGGTATTTTTTAACAAGGCCTAAATTTGGTTTGCTATATTGGTCTATCATCTGGGCTTTGTTTTAAAGCCCTGACTTACAGTTGAACATTGTGCTGAAAGACCACACACTATTTCTATAGTGGTATCTTGGTACAACAGGCTTGATGTCAGCCAGAGAAGCTGAGGAAGGTGAAATGGACTTGTGGAAGtataattttctctcttgttttaaaAGATCTTTATTGAAATAGAtttacataccatacaattcatgCTTAGGGTATACAATACAACAGATCCGAGTTGTGTAATTATCACCacaattaattttagaacatttcattatCCCCAAAAGAAATCTTGTACCTACTAGCAGTCAATCCCACTTCCCCTCTTCTATTTTCCCAGCCcattaatctattttctatctctataaTAATTTGCccattctgggcatttcatataaatgaaatcatgcagttTTTCGTGACTTTTTTCActtgcataatgttttcaaggttcatccatattgtagcctgtgtcaatacttcattccttttcttttttttctctttgagatggagttttgctcttgttgcccaggctggagtgtaatggcgcgatctcagctcactgcaacctctgcttcctgggttcaagtgattctcctgcctcagcctcctgagtatagctgggattacaggcatgtgccactatgcctggctaattttgtatttttagtagagacggggtttttccatgttggtcaggctggtctcaacctcccaacctcaggtgatccacccgcctcagcctcccaaagtactgggattacaagtgtgagccactgtgcctggccacttcattcctttttgtagcttaataatatttcactgtttggattacatttttgtttatccatttatcagttgatgaacatttggattatttctactGTTTGGCtatatgaataatgctactatgaacacttGTGTACATGCTTTTGTATAGATGTAAGCTTtccttcttttgggtatatacctaggagtggaatagCCAGGCCATATGATAACCCCATGTTTAAcactttgaggaactgccagactattttctagagtggttgcaccattttacattcccactagcagtctatgaaggttccaatttctcaaCATCTTCACCAACGTTTGTTACTGTGGCTATGACTCTTGGTCTGTGACCTCTCCATTGGAATCCTCAGGCATCTCCATTTCTTCTCCATTCCACCACTTCCTTTGACCTGGCAGATCCTCTGTAACGCCAGCAATTTgtatcattttcacaatactctGGATATATGTCTTGGTGATTAAATGCAAACTGCTTTTCTTATTGAAAAAACTTGACTTCCCAATGGataaaagtgaaagaagctaagCGATATAGGAAGTTCCATAACTCATTCATCTTCCTCTCATTCTGCAATGAGGAGCTAATACTGGAGATTAAATAATGGACTTTTTTGATTTCAGTGTATCTGCTGCTGAATGTATAAATTCATCCTTTCTCAGGTAGTCAGACATGACTAGCTGGTAGCATCCTAAGTAAAAGTGATAACATGAATAATTCTGCCGGGAAATAAGGTCACCCTTTTCAGCcttttctcatgagatctgggcTGTGAGCAAGGAGCAAAGAGCTACATAAACCTTGCACCTCAGATAACTCTGAAGTTCTGTCCTCCTTGTTCCCTCTAATGCCTAAACACCCAAGAAATGAAATATAGgactagagatttttaaaaataacctggaTTTTGTAGAAAGAAAGATCATAATACATGAAGTAAAATATGGTTCCCATGTAAAATGATTCTTTCAAAAACTAggaattatataaatacatgaaatcagaatatatacacacaaaggaGTTAGTAGTGATTTTTATTCCTTAACTGGTGGTTGAATAAGTGAGTGTCAATTTTTTTGCTTCCTTCAcctatattttaacttttttctacaatgaacatatattacattataataagaaaaagttaatttgtaagttgtatttctgaTATGGAATTACAAGACACAGTTTTTTTTCTACCTTGCAATATATTATTAGAATGAACAATAAATTTGGGTCGGAAACTAGACAGTTATTTCAAGGTTTGTTCCAGCTCCTGAGGCTTTATGAGGTTGCCATCAAATTTGGTCAGCAAAATAGAGGGCAAACCATGACACAGCAAAAATCATATTCTTTAGGATTCTTAAATTTGTATCAGAAACCACTAAAACTAGCTTAGTAACATTTCTTATAAGAATACAGACAGGGCTGATAGTTGGCTGGTTGCACTTGCCTGGGGACAGTGGCTGTTTATATTGTAAAATATCTCTGTTCCTATTACTCTGACACCCCCAAATGCCTCCTGTCTGCCTCAGTCACTTGGGGATTTCTCAGGACTCTCTGTACTTCACAGCAAAAGAGGGAATGTGTGGAATGGCAGTGGACTTCCAGAACCATGTACCAGGTGTCTGACCCTGTCTGTTCTAATTTTCTCCCCCAGTTTCATATTAACTATTTTGAATATCACCCTCAGAATGCATGGGTATCTCATGGAATCCAAGGGCAAAGATTTAGCTGGGCCTCCTGAAGGGACTAGACCCAGACTCTCGGTGGCTGTCAGGCCTCTCCCTATTTCTCATCTCCGTGCGTCTGCTCCATCCTCTCTTACTGCCTTCTCTGCCTTGAAGTTCACATGACAGAAATATGACCTACAGCTCTCAGAATTGTCATTTGACAGATCTGGCCACTCAGAGAAAGAATGATCTCTCActattcttccctctctcctttcctattTCAAATGGTCCAGGGAAGAAACTGAATGCCAGTCATGTGTCCACTCCTGTACCAAACCTCTACGACCCTATGGGAAGAGGGGATCACATTGCCCAACCATGGCTTTTCCAGTTTTAATCATATGAATGGGGTGCTGAATAATTCCAGATAAAATGAGGGAGCTTGTCCAGAAATTATGGAGTGGAGCACAAATATAATTACGTCCCTGCCTAGCACGTAGCTAGCTCTCAACCTTCCTTTAATTGGGGCTTCTTTATCCAATAATCTTAACTCTCCATGAAAGAGTCTCTGAATAGCCACATACCAAAGCTTATAATTTTGCGTAAAGAATTGCACATAGAAAAGCACCTAAcacatcttgcctcggttcgtccaaacagccTGCCCTGCCatgtcttctttctcctcccaagCGGCGGTTTTCATCTCCTGGATTTTGATGTTCTACTTAACACCCCCATGTTCTTACCCATGCTGCCCCGCTGGAGGCGTCCTTCCCTCTGGGAAGCCTGACCCAGGTCTAACAGTGCCTCAGGAGATAGGCAGGGAAGCTTAGCGGGTGGGGGCAGCTCGTCTCTATCCCATCTCAGTTGCAGGGGAGGGGTCGGTTGTAGCAGCAGTGGTGACCCTGACCGCTTTCTTTTGCGGGACTCGTGGCCGGCAGCTCTGGGTGGAGCAGAGCTACTTGATCCTAGAGCTGCAGGATCTTTGTGCTGCATGTCCTTCCCCCGCATTAGCAACACTGGAGAGCTGGGCAGGTGGTCTTTATCCAGCATCTTCAAGGCCGCCTTCTTTGGCCACAGGGAGCAGCCCGGAACTGGGGCAGGGAGCACTGTTGGAACTGGGGCAGGGAGCACTGCTGGAACTGGGGCAGGGAGCACTGTTGGAACTGGGGCAGGGAGCACTGTTGGAGCTGGGTCAGGCTTCCCAAAGGGAAGGATGCCTCCAGCAGGGCTGTGTGAGCTGGTGACTCCGTGGCCCTTGGGGTAGAAACTCACTGCATGCACCTGGGCCTTCTCATTCTGGTTCTTTTTTGTCACGCTCTTGAGGTGGACATTTCCCTCCAAGGGCCTGGGACTGCACCCGGAGGAAGTGAGGTTTCTCTGAGTCTCCAGGGGCCTAGAGGTGGAGGCTGCTTCCCCATTGCTACAGGGGCCCCTTTNNNNNNNNNNTGTCCTCCTGGGTCTCTACCTGATCCACTTCCATTGGTTCTTCGGGCTCTTCTTCCATCTTCGGGATCCTGGCTGGGATCACCTGCTTATCTAATAAAGGCAGTTGGAGGTTAAACTTGCCTCTGAGAGGAGGGATCCTCACGGGGCTGGGGTGTCCGAACATCATGGAGTTGCGAGCCGACAGCACAGGTTTCTTCCTTGAGGGGGGGCTCCAGACCACAGGAGGCGGGACCCTCAGTGGGGTGCCCCTGTTCCGAGGGAGAAGACGACGCAGCCTCATAGGGGCGCCATCCCAACTGGCTGGAAGAGAAGGCCCAAGATGTTGCTGAGGTTTGAAAAGGAATCGGTAATAGCCCTGGATTCCAGGGGCAGGCACAGGTGCAGGAGCCGCGGGGTGAGCCCAGCCAAATGGGAAGCCCTCACAGACAAGACCACCACGATGCCAAATGGGTGGCCAGGACCTGCGCTGGGACCTGGGGCACAATGCCCTTAGAGGAGCACATTGCCGATGGCGTGGCCGGAACCTGCGGCGGAACCAGGAACAAAATATGCCTAGTGAGTTGCCCATTTTGAGCAAGTTGTGCGCGGACGAAACTAGGGGTCAGAAGCGGAGAGGATACTCCTAAGTCACCCACTTCTCTGTGGCCGGCTGCGCACTGGGCACCTGGGAGCTTATGACATCACAATGGgactggtgacagagccagggtgTGGGGGAGTGTGCAGGTGCCCAGTGAAGGCGCCTACAAGAGGAGTCAAAGGGCAAAGGATGAGGCCCCTCCACCGGTCCAGCTGGACTCTAGCCTCAGGGACATCCTGCTCCTGGGGGCAGGTGTGTGGCCCTGGATGGGCCCCCTGTGGGGCTGTGGGCATTGTGGGGCTGATCTGCCAGAGTCCTTCCTGCCTGGTGCCTGATCCAGGCACTGGTTGACACCCAGTGGCCCTGTCTTGGCCCTATACCCCGGTTTACAGCGCCAGAACCTGGAAGCAGAGCGCAGGACCAGCCAGATCCCTCCAGGCTCCCCCCGGGACCTCTCCAGTGCCTCTGTGCCGCCTGGAGCCAGGCCCACCTTCTCCATGGCCCCTGTGGCCTTGAGGGCCACCAGCCTCACTGCGCAGGTTTTCAAGGAGAGGACACGGTGCCCTGACCTGACTGGATGCTGCCTCTTACCACATACGCCCCTGGCAACCAGGATCTCCACTTCTTTTTACAAATTTGCCTGAGACCATTCTTCAGATCATTCAGGTGGTCATGGCCCAGCCAGGCTTTGAACCCGAGCTGTGTGATTCCACAGCTGCACTCTGGCCTGTGTACCTCATGATCATGGATACAgcatgtattcttattttttcctgtagTCCTGGGGTACTTCACACCATGGTATATCTGTAATAAGCACATGCACACCTAGAAGGAGGCTTTCGCTTCAATATATAAGTTGACCATGGCCCACTCCGGGCTTCGGTCCTCTACAAAGATGTAGGGCAGGGACTACCAATTAGCACAGCACCATCCCACGTTGCTCTTCTAACGGAGCCTTTCACCCCAGATGTTCTTTCTCGTCTGATGGGAAGGATCCAGCTATGTAAAGATTATGTTCTAGATCAGCTTTGGTCTATCCTAAAAGAAATTTGCCAGTGGATTATTCCATATCGATAAAAGTCAGTTTCTCTGGTCTTCCTGGAATGTGTCTAGAAAGcaagtactttatttatttacaagttAATAGTGGATCAATGTATTGGATTAAAATATGACCAACATAATTTGGTCATTGTGAGCATGCCAGCTCGGTCCACTCTTCCCCACACATTATGATATCCTAAATATAACTCTAGATTTTCTTATGCCCTAGAGAAGGACATACTCTTGGGTGTCTGGTCTAGGGAGACATGTATGAAAAATCATTCAGCCACTCTACatctttttattggagaattGAAACCATCTATATTCAGAGATACTATTAACAGGCAAGAagttacttctgtcattttgttaattattttctggttgttttgtagatcttttgtttcttcttttattgtttcctttatgGTTTGATGAGTTTCTGTACTGATAAGCTTTGATTCCTTTATTTCATTGACATATCtggtgtaatttttttctctttggttacTCTGgagcttacatttaaaaatttatagttaTGATAGACTATTTAAAGCTGATAAAAAGTTTTGATCACATACAAACATGCTATACTCCCCCCACATCCCCTGTCAATGCacaaaatttgtacttttttgcCTTAATTTATATTGTTCTGTATTGGGCATTTATTAAGAACTCATTgtggatataaaaaaaaaaaaaaaaaaagaaaagcacctaACACAAAAGTTTTAAACTCTTATTTTACACAACTTGTTTATTAGGCTCTATGTCCAAGGCAAATCAGAAGTAGAATTAAGGAGGAGGGGTAAGAAAGTCAGGCTCGCTGAGTCTGGATGGCatatgagtgtgagtgtgtgtgtgtgtgtgtgaaagagtgtgtgtgagtgtatgtgagtatgtgtgtgtgtgagcgctCGTGCGTGCACATCTTCAGTCATGTGCCCACTCCTGtatcaaacaaatatttatggtcCTATGCGGGAGCAGACCGTATTTCCCAATTATGGCTTTTTCCATTCTGACCACATGGGTGAAGTGGGTATATagtttcatacacacacacacacaccacacacacacacacacacaccctgataCATAAATTCAGGAATAATGATTCAGCAATGCAAAAGGCAAAAATTGTATCTGGGGCCATTTTTCCATGCCAATTATTAGAAATGTAAATAACCTATGAAGTAATAAAGTAAGTTAGcatataattattgatatttattttaataactagAACCctccattttaaaagtgaaattatgTTGAATATATCCTGTTTAAGAAGGCAGAGAAAATTTTAATGCACTGATGAGAGACAGTAATGGTAAATGTAGAAGTACAGGGATACTTGGTATCTAAGCTTTAGCTAGCTGGAATATTATTGATAAAACTTGATGAGTTTTTAGCTCGCTGGAAAATTATTGTTTGGCAATGCTAGATCTTAGACAGGTCTTTGCCAATTTCTTCTCCGTAAAATGGGACTGATAATTGTACCCAATTGCCAGGGTAGAAAAGCCCACTATGTGTGAAAATCCTTTGAGATCTTTGAAGAAGTCAAGGTGTTTTAAAGTATTAGTgatattaaaatctattttggtttttgtaagATGATTGCACTGGAAACAAATTTGCttttaatgaaagaaacatgAGGGGAAATGAATTATTCTACCTTGGATCTTTTTTAGTCCATTTATAAGCACCACTTACTTAGGTCAGACCTTTTGCTTGGTCACTTGTCTATAGTTTCTATCAATCATTTCATATTTTAGCAATTTGCAACTCTAGGTTGTCCATCTTTTAGGAAGTTGGACTGATGGCTGTATTTCATGAACTACAATTGTTTAAATCATGCTTTCTCCTACTTCTATCATGATTATcaaataatgtaataatgttGCACAAAATTCAAACTATAGAGAAAATAGTCACTCATAATCCTATTTGCTTCACAATGATTATAATTTTCCatataatgtgtatttttataaaatttcagtCATAGCTATGTTCAATACTGTAGTctcctttttccattttgctacttgttattattgttaatcgTAATTATCCCTTCTAAAATGTGAATACAATTCTATTGAGTGAATGTGCTAAAGTAATGGAATAACCATTTCACTATTTTCAGATATTTagactcctttctttcttttttcttttcttttttttttttttacaataaaaagcaCACGCTTTCCCTTCTTCCCAAATTGTGTAGTCTGGGTAATCCCTAAATTCGAAGTGCCCACCATGCCCATAACCTGCCTCTGGGGAAAGAAGCCAAATCTTTCTTCGTAGTCAATTATGCTCCATGCATGTGACTCTGCCATTCCTATGACGACTACTGAGCCAGGGGGTCTGTGCCTGGGCCAAAGGGCAGCCATGTCCATGAGAAAGGCCCATGCAGAGGTTCTACAGGAGACTGCCCAATAGCAGAGCACCATATTGGATGGTATCAAACGGATccagtttcttcctctctctcagtGAGAATAAATGCGAAATACACAGAGCAGTCAGGATGCTCTGCATATTCttttggagagagaaaaagatgacCAGGACACCAAAGCTGTTGGCTCACCAGAGCTGCTACTACATTCTGAATAACAATGGACCATGTCTCTAGTTTGGCACAAGCATTGTGTCCTTGCCAGTGGTGGAGGGCTGAGACTCAGGGTCATAGTCCAACTTCTGAGACTGCTGTCCATGCCCATCTTACTTCCCCGTGGAAGTAAGCCACCACCCCCTaatataagtattttcttttctcctcttagaTGACTTCCTTGGAATGAATTACCCAAAACAGGGTAAagaagtataaatatttttatggttcagatatttatattcaaattaCCTGGTAATGTTTCTAAAGATTTTCCTCTGAATCTTTTGCTCCACTTGTTCTATGCTCTTTTAATCATCTCACCCTTCTCCACAGCTACAAAGACCATCGAGTTTGAGACACCATTCAATTGTAAAATGCACCATTATTTTATGAATGACAGAAGAAAACATGTGGTTAATGAGGTTGACATAATGCTTTCTTAtca
This genomic window from Piliocolobus tephrosceles isolate RC106 chromosome 6, ASM277652v3, whole genome shotgun sequence contains:
- the LOC111552895 gene encoding LOW QUALITY PROTEIN: putative UPF0607 protein ENSP00000381514 (The sequence of the model RefSeq protein was modified relative to this genomic sequence to represent the inferred CDS: deleted 1 base in 1 codon; substituted 1 base at 1 genomic stop codon), yielding MGNSLGIFCSWFRRRFRPRHRQCAPLRALCPRSQRRSWPPIWHRGGLVCEGFPFGWAHPAAPAPVPAPGIQGYYRFLFKPQQHLGPSLPASWDGAPMRLRRLLPRNRGTPLRVPPPVVWSPPSRKKPVLSARNSMMFGHPSPVRIPPLRGKFNLQLPLLDKQVIPARIPKMEEEPEEPMEVDQVETQEDXXXXRGPCSNGEAASTSRPLETQRNLTSSGCSPRPLEGNVHLKSVTKKNQNEKAQVHAVSFYPKGHGVTSSHSPAGGILPFGKPDPAPTVLPAPVPTVLPAPVPAVLPAPVPTVLPAPVPGCSLWPKKAALKMLDKDHLPSSPVLLMRGKDMQHKDPAALGSSSSAPPRAAGHESRKRKRSGSPLLLQPTPPLQLRWDRDELPPPAKLPCLSPEALLDLGQASQREGRLQRGSMGKNMGVLSRTSKSRRXKPPLGRRKKTWQGRLFGRTEARCVRCFSMCNSLRKIISFGMWLFRDSFMES